The Jiangella sp. DSM 45060 genome contains the following window.
CTGCTCGGCGTCGGCGGCCACCATGAGCTTCGTGCAGCCGTGCTCGCGGCAGATCTCCTGGACCTCGTCGAACTGCTCGGCGACGTCGTCGGGCGGGCCGTCCAGTTCGACCACCAGCGCGGCGACGGTGTCGGGCGTGTAGACGCTCTCGGTGGACGCGGCGACGGCCTGGATGGCGAGGTTGTCGAGCATCTCGATCGCCGCCGGGACGATGCCCGCCGCGATGATGCCGGTGACGGCGTCGCCCGCGCCCGCCACCGTCGCGAAGTCGGCCACCATGGTGCGGACGGCGGCCGGCTTGGCCAGCAGCCGCACCGTCACTCGCGTGACGATGCCGAGCGTGCCCTCGGAGCCGATGAACGCGCCCAGCAGGTCGTAGCCGGGCAGCTGCGGCGAGTCGCCGCCGAGCGTGGTGACGCTGCCGTCGGCGAGCACGACCTCGGCGGCCAGCACGTGGTTGACGGTGAAGCCGTACTTCAGGCAGTGCGCGCCGCCGGAGTTCTCCGCGACGTTGCCGCCGATGGTGCAGACCTGCTGGCTGGACGGGTCCGGCGCGTAGTACAGCCCGTACGGCGCCGCGGCCCTGCTGATGTCGAGATTCGTGACGCCCGGCTCGACGACCGCGCGCAGGTTGACGGGGTCGACCTCCACGACGCGGCGCAGCTTCTGCAGTGAGATGACGACGCCGTCGGCCACCGGCAGCGCGCCGCCGGACAGCCCCGTCCCCGCGCCACGGGCGACGAACGGCACCCCGTGCCGGGCGCACACGCGGACGGCCGCGGCCACCTCTGCGGCCGACCGCGGCAGCACCACCATGGCCGGCTGGACGCGGTAGCCGGTGAGGCCGTCGCACTCGTAGGTGCGCAGCCGGGCCGGGTCGGTGATGACGTTCGCCCGGCCCAGCGCCTCGGTCAGCTCGGCGGACCAGCTCATATTCCGCGATCCGGAAGCCAATACCTCACCATACGGATACCCTAGAACCGGCCGCTCGCGGTGGTCAACCAGCTCCGACAGCCCTATAGGATCACGCCATCGTTTCTGCATCATTGCCGAGCGGTAAACCCGCTGGAGCCACCGCTGATCTGCGCAGTTCTCCACCCACGACACTCAGGATCCCCCGGCCGATCAGATAGGATCTGGCTGGTCGCGCGGAGGGAGTCGCATCGTGTCCACCGGCATCGCCGGCCTCGCACCGCTGAGTCGCACCCACCGCGCCGGACGCACCGCGCCGCACATCCGCGACCTGCTGGAAGAGGCCATCCTGCAGGGTGTGCTGCCGCCGGGCGCGCACCTCAACGCCGACGGCCTGGCCAAGCAACTCGGCATCAGCCACATCCCGGTCCGCGAGGCCCTGCGCGCCCTCGGCGTCGACGGCTGGATCGAGTTCCGGCCGCACCAGGGCGCGTTCGTCCGTGGCCGCAGCGAGCAGGAGCTGGCCGATCTCTTCGAGAGCCGCACGTTCCTCGAGGCGCAGGCCGCGACACTGGCGGCGGAGCGCCGCACCGGCGAGCAACTGGCCATCCTCGACGACATCCTCGCCCGGCAGCGGCGGTCCACCGACCCGGTCGAGCTGGCCCGCCTCAACGCCGAGTTCCACAGCGCGCTGGCCGACTGCTCGCAGAACACCCTCCTGGCCGGGTTCGTCCGCACGCTGAGCATGCGGGCCCGGTTCTACTTCTCCACCGTCCCGCCGCGCCGGCAGGACGGCTCGCGTCGCCAGCACGAGGCGCTGGTCGACGCGATCAGGCGCCGCGACAGCACGGCGGCCGGGCGGCTGGCCCGCGACCACGTGGCCGCCACCCGCCGCGATGTCGACGACGGCTGAGACGACGAACGCGCCGCCGCGAGCCCGTGATGGACTCGCGGCGGCGCGTCGTGTCGTCGTGCTCGGGTGCCGTCAGTCGCGGCGGCGGTAGCCCGACGGGCGGCCGCGGCCGGCGCCGCCGCCCTTGTACGGACGGCCGGAGCGGTTGGGCCGGCCGTTGCCGGACGACCGCGGCCGCTCGCGCTCCTGCACCATGGCGGGGGCGTCGGCCAGCGCCGTCGGCGTGATGGGGCCGTCGACGGAGCGGGCGTCGACGTTCTTGGCGGTGACGCCGGCGCGGCGGAACAGCTCGCCGAGGCCGCGCACCTGCCGCGGGGTGGCGACGGTGACGACGGCGCCCGTGGCGCCGGCGCGGGCCGTGCGGCCGGACCGGTGCAGGTACGACTTCGGCTCGCCGGCGGGGTCGAAGTGCACGACCATGCCGACGCCGTCGACGTGGATGCCGCGAGCCGCGACGTCGGTGGCGACGACCACCTTCGCCCGGCCGGAGCGGAAGCGGTCGAGGTTGCGCTCGCGGACCCGCTGCGACAGGTCGCCGTGCAGGTCGACAGCGGCGACGCCGGCGCCCTCGAGGTCCTCGGCCAGCCGGGTGGCGCCGTCCTTGGTGCGGGTGAAGACGATGCTGCGCGGGTTGGCCTTCATCAGCTCGGTCATGATCTCGAGCTTGTTGTACGGGCCGACCACGAGCACGTGGTGGTCCATGGTGGTGACGGAACCGGCGTCGGGGTCGATCTCGTGCTTGGCCGGGGCATTGAGGTGCCTGCGGACCAGCTTGTCGACGTCGCCGTCGAGCGTGGCCGACAGCAGCATGCGCTGCCCGCCCTCGGGGGTGGCCGCGAGCAGCTCGTCGACGACCGGGAAGAAGCCGAGGTCGCACAGGTGGTCGGCCTCGTCGAGCGCCACCACCTCGACGTCGTCGAGCTTGCAGATGCCCTTCTCGATGAGGTCGCTGAGCCGGCCCGGGGTGGCGACCACGATGTCGGCGCCGCGGTCGAGCCGGCGGATCTGGCGGTCGTACGGCGCGCCGCCGTAGACCGTGACCATGCGCAGCCGCAGCGGCTCGGCCAGCGGCTCGAGCGCGGCGGTGACCTGGCCGGCCAGCTCGCGGGTGGGGACGATGATCAGCGCGCGCGGGCGGTTCGGCTCGCTGCGCTTGCCCTCGAGGCGGGTGAGGATGGGCAGGCCGAACGCCAGCGTCTTGCCGGAGCCGGTCTTGGCGCGGCCGAGGACGTCGCGGCCGGCGAGGGCGTCGGGCATGACGGCCGCCTGGACCGGGGTCGGTTCGACGATGCCGTCGACGCCGAGGATCTTGACGACGCGCTCGGGCACGCCCATGGCGGAGAACGCCGAGGTGGCGGGGTCGAACGCGTCGATGGCGGCGCGGCGGGCGGGGTCGAAGGAGCGGCGGTCGTTGGGACGCCCGCCCTGGCGGCGGTCGCCACGGAACGGACGACGGCCGTAGGGACGGCCACCCTCGCGGCCGAAGCCGTCGCCGTCGCGGCGGAACCCGCCCTCACGCCGGTGGCCGCCGTCGTCGCGACGGGGGCCGCCACGGCGCTCGGGCCGCTGGCGGTAGGGACGGGAGTCGGTGCCGGACGTGCCGGCAGGGTCGTACGAAGTCACTGTGCTCCGAATCGGTAGAGCGCGGGCGCGCACCCCCAGCACGTCCGCAAGCGGGCGGACGCACGGTGAGCCTTCGAGGGTGCGGGGTACCCGACTTTCCCTCGACGTTCCACCGTCACAGAATTCGGGCACGAATCAGGCCTCGTCTGCGAACACGAGGCCTTGGCTTGCTTACAGTCTACCGGTTCGCGTCGCTCGGGACACCTCGGACGACGGAGACGCTCATCACCCCGGCCCGGAATGCCGCCGATGGCCGGTCGGTTGCTGCGCACATGAGCGATGATTCCTTCCGCAAGCTTCTCGCCGCGCAGCGCATGGGCGTCCTGGCGACGGTGAAGCGCGACGGCCGGCCGCAGGTGTCCGTGGTGACCTACATCTACGACCTCGGCTCCGACCTGATCCGCATCTCGACCCGCGACCCGCTGGCCAAGACCCGCAACCTGCGCCGCGACCCGCGAGCGACGCTGCAGGTGACCGGTCCGGACGGCGGTTCGTGGGCGGCCGCGGAGGGCATCGCGCAGCTCAGCGCCGTGGCCCGCGACCCGCACGACGACGTCGTCGAGGCGCTGGTCGAGCACTACCGCGACGCCCGCGGCGAGCACCCCGACTGGGGCGACTTCCGCGCCGCGATGGTCCGCGACGAGCGGCTGCTGCTGCAGCTGCCCGTCGAGCACGTCTATGGCTGGGCCTGAGCCCCCGCGCGCTCCGTGACGGCCTCGGCCTCGGCGGGAGCCGCGGCCGGCGCCGTCGCCCGGAACTCGGTGAGCAGGCCGGGCACCGCGCGGTCGGCGAGGTCGACCGCCTCGGCGGACTCGACGTCGACGGCCTGGTAGGCGCCGAATCCGGCCGCGGTCGACACCTCGACCGTGGCCAGCCGGAGCCGGCGCTGCAGCAGCGACTGACGGAACGTGACGCCGACGATGGCCCGGCTCTGCAACGCCGCAGTGCTGCGGCTCCAGGCGCCGGAGCGGGTGACGAGGTAGCCGTCGGCGACGGTGTGCCCGAGCGAGCGGTACGCCACCACCGCCAGTGCCAGCGTGACCGGCAGCAGCGCGAGCCCGGCCAGCCACACGCGGTCGTGCATGCCGTCGATCAGCGTCGTCAGCCAGGCCAGCAGGCCGGTGACTGTCGCCGTGGCGATGAGCGCCCAGCCGACCCGGCGACGCAGCGCGCGCAGCGGATGCGGCCGCAGCGGCCGGTCGAGCGGGCTGTGGCCGGTCTGCAGCACCTGCGCGGCCACCCGGCGGGCGACGCCGATGGGCCCGCGCGGCAGGATCTGCGCCGACGGCGTCATGCTCATCATCGTGAGGCCGGTGGCGATGACGGAGGTGTCGGCCATGCCCATCCACCGCCACAGCAGCGGCTCGTCGATGCAGACCCCGCGCAGGCGGTTGTCGTCGCGGTTGACCTCTCGCGTCTTGAACAGGCCCTGGCTGGTGCGCAGCACGGTGCCGCGGTCGCCGGGGACCCGGACCAGCACGAACCGCCAGTTCTCGGTGAAGAAGTTGATCGCCAGCCCGGCGACGCCGATGACGCCGACCGCCGCCACCGCGATGGCGATGGTCCAGCCGGTGCCGATGGCGTTCCAGTCGGCGAGGCCCTCGACGAACCCGCGCAGGTCGACGCCGAACATCCGCAGCGCCCAGTACGTGCCCCACAGCAGGCCGGCTGCCATGAGGAAGGCCCAGACGCTGAACACGTTGTAGAGCACCCACGACCGCTCCAGCCGGGCGTACACCTGCTCGTCGCGCGGCGCCGGCACGGGTTCGGCCGCGGGCTCGGACGCGTCGGCGCGCTCGACCGGCCCGCCGTAGAGCAGGTCCTGGCGCAGCCGTTCGGCGGTCGCTGCCCGGACGGCGTCGAGGGTCAGCGCCGACTCGCCGGTGGCGCTGTGCTGACCGGCCCCGACGGTGACGACGCGCAGGCCGGTCAGCCGGTGCCGGAACTTCGCCGACGTGTCGACGCTGCGGATGCGGTCGCGCCGGATGGAGCGGTGCTTGCGGACCAGCAGCCCGGTGCGCCGCTCGACGTGGTCGTCGGTGATGCGGTAGCGCGTCTTCACCCAGCGCAGCAGGTCGGCCAGCCCGCCGAGCACGCCGAGCGCGCTGGCGACCAGGATGGGGCCCATGGTGCCCCAGTTGATCTCGGCGCCGAAGAACGCCACGGCGACGCCGGCCGGCACCATGGAGAGCACCGTCTTCGCGGTGTCGACCCAGACGACGCGGGTGTCGAGGCGTTGCCAGGGCACTTCGTCGTCGGGCACCGGTGGCGCCGGCTCCGGCTCCGGCGGGGGCTCGGTGCTCATGTCGCGTCGCCGGGCGTGCGCTGGGTGATCTTCGCCAGTTTCGCGGCCACCTCGGCGGCGACGGTGGCGTCGATGCCGGGCACCTTGATCGGACCGCGCGATGACGCCGTCGTGACCTCCAGCGTCGCCAGCTTCAGCGCCTGCTCGAGCGGCCCGCGGGTGGTGTCGACGGTCTGGATGCGGGAGATCGGCGCGACGCGCCACTCGCGGACGATCCAGCCGGTGGCGGCGTAGACGGCGTCCTCGGTGACCTCCCAGCGGTGCACGGCGTAGCGCCAGAGCGGCATCACCAGCGTGACGACGGCGCCCCACACGGCGACGACCACGAGGATCGGGCCGAGCCAGGAGCGCGCGCCGTCGAAGATCAGGTAGGCCGCGAGCAGCAGGCCGGCCAGGACGGCGAAGCCGATGAGCGACTGCAGCGTCCACAGACCGATGGCGCGACGCTCGACCCGGTGCTCCGGCGGCCGCAGGCCGATCGGCTGGTCAGCCACGGGTGATCCGGCTCAGTCGCGACCGGCGGACGGCGAGGTCGTACGTCATGGACAGCTCCTTCGCGTAGGCGGCGACGTCGGTGCCGGGGCGGGAGAACAGCTCGCGCGGAATGGCCTCGAGGCTGCCGAGCAGCGTGGCCGCCATGAACCGGGGCGAGAAGTCGCGGAACTCGCCGTGCTCCTGGCCCTCGCGCAGCATCTGCTCCAGCTGGCCGACCGACTGCTCGCGCTGGGACCGGACCAGCTCGCTGTTCTCCTGCCCGCCGGCGCCGGCCAGCACCTGGCCGAGGGCGAGGACGTGCGAGCGATGCGTGTCGCAGAACAGCACGAACCCCTCGATGAGCCGCTGCAGCGCCTCGCGGTAGGTGGCGGCGTCGCCGATGTGCTCGGTGAGCCAGGCGTCCGTCAGCGCGTTGACGTCGGTGACCACCTGCTGGAACAGCTCGGCCTTGTGGTCGAAGTGGTACGAGATGAGGCCGGCGCTGATGCCGGCCTGCTCGGCGATGCGGGCGAACGACGTCTTGGCGTAGCCGACGTCGGCCAGCGTCTCGATGGTGGCCTGGACGATCTGCCCGCGGCGGGCGGCCTCGATGAAGGACCGGGACTTCTGGTCGGTCGCTCCATTTCTTGGTCGCATGACCAAAATTCTAGCGACACCTCCAGGGAAGCGGAAGGATGATGCGTCGCCGCAGGTCAGCCGGACAGCACGAGCTCGATGCGGCTGGTGCCGCCGTCGGCCACGCGGACCGGGATGCCCCAGTCCTGCTGGTGGATGTGGCAGGCGGCGTTCTCGCCGCCGTCGTCGCAGGACGCGGCCATGGCGGCGACGTGCAGGACGCCGTCGGCGCCGGGCGCGACCGTCAGCCGGCGGGTGAGCGCGGTGTCGCGGCCCTCGCCGCCGGTCAGCAGCGGCGCGGGCGTCGACGACACCGTCAGCCGGGTGGCCGGGCCGTAGCGCTCGTCCAGCTTCTGCCCCGGCGGCGGGTCGAACACGACGACTAGCTCGACCTCGCCCGGTGCGACATCGAGGGCCGGGCGCTGGGTGCGGTGCGCCGAGCCGGACGCCGTCGCCGCGGCTCCGAGCGGGATGCGGGTGAGGCGGTGCGCGGCGGACTCGACCACCACCAGGAACTCGCCGTCGACGACCGCGCCGCTCGGCTCGCGCAGGCCGGTGGCGAGCGTGCTCACCTCGCCCGACGCGGGGTCGTAGCGGCGGACGGCGTTGTTGTAGGTGTCGCTGACGGCCACCGAGCCGTCGGGCAGCGCCGTGACGCCGAGCGGGTGCTGCAGCAGCGCCTGGCCGGCCGGGCCGTCGCGGAAGCCGAAGTCGAACAGCCCGGTGCCGACGGCGGACTCGACCATGCCGTCGCGCACGGCGCGCAGCGCCGACGTCTCGGAGTCGGCCAGCCACAGCGTGCGGTCGGGCGTCACCGTCAGCCCCGACGTCTGCGCGAACCAGGCGTCGCGCAGCTTGCCGTCGACCAGCCCTTCGTTCGTGGTGCCGGCCAGCACCTGGATGGACGGCTCCTTCGGGTCGAACGCCCACAGCTGGTGGATGCCGGCCATCGCGACGACGACGGTGGTGTGTGCCGGCGACCAGATGATGTCCCACGGCGACGACATCGGGACGGCGCGAGGGTCGCCGCTGACGTCGTCGCCGTTGGGGTCGCCCTGCATCCACGGCGTGCCGGTGCCGGCGATGGTCGTGACCTGGCCGTCGGCCAGCCGGACGCCGCGCAGCACGTGGTTGACGGTGTCGGCGACGATGATGTCGTAGCCGGCGTGTGGGCGCAGCTCGGACGGCAGCAGCGTCATGCCCTGCGGCTCGCTGAACCGCGCGTCGCGCGGGCCGCCGTCGACGAGGCCGCGCTCACCGGTGCCGATGCGCCGGACCACCGTCTCGAGGTCGTCGGCCAGCTCGACCAGGCTGTGGTTGCCGGTGTCGCTGACCAGGAACGTGCCGCCCGGCAGCGCGACCACCTTCCCCGGGAACCGCAGCGTCGTGGGCACCGGCTCGGGCGGCACGTACGGGCCGTCGCCGCGGCGCAGCGTGCCCTTGGCCTCGTGCACCGGGATCAGCTCGTCGAGGATCGCCATGAGCGCGTGCGCGTGGCCCTCGCCGGAGAACTGCGCCGCGATGTACCCCTCGGGGTCGACCAGCGTCAGCGTCGGCCACGCCCGGACGGCGTAGTTCTGCCACGTCGTCAGCTCCGGGTCGTCGAGCACCGGGTGGTGCACCCCGTACCGCTCCACCGCCGCGACGACCGCCTCGTGCTCGGCCTCGTGGACGAACTTCGGCGAGTGCACCCCCACCACCGTCAGCACGTCGCCGTACCGCTCTTCCAGCGGCCGCAGCTCGTCGAGGACGTGCAGGCAGTTGATGCAGCAGAAGGTCCAGAAGTCGAGCAGCACGAAGCGGCCGCGCAGTTCCGCGAGGGTCGGCGTGTTGTCGCCGGTGTTCAGCCAACCCCCGCGGCCCACCAGTTCGGGAGCGCGGACCCGGGCCCGTCCAGTCGATGCCATGGGTCCATTGTGCGCGGTCAGGTGAGGATGGCCGGCGTCTCCCAGTCCTTGCCCAGCACGTTGTGGGCGAGGAACGCGAACACCGTCTCGTACCAGACCTTCGCGTGCTGCGGGGTGAGGATCCAGTGGTTCTCGTCGGGGAAGTAGAGGAACTTGTGCGGCATCTCGCCGTCGTCGCCCTGGGCGCGGGAGGCGATCTCGAACCAGAGCCGCAGCGCCTCGCCGATCGGCACCCGGTAGTCGCGGTCGCCGTGGATGACGAGCATGGGCGTGGTGATGGAGTCGACGTGGTTGTGCGGGGAGTTCGCCGCGGCCATCTCGGCCGACATCTCCTTGACCCAGTAGAAGGCGGCGTCGGTGGTGGGGCCGAACTGGTCGAGGGCCCAGAGGCTGGCGTGGGTGACGATGGCGTCGAAGCGGTCGGTGTTGCCCGCCACCCAGTTGGCCATGTAGCCGCCGAACGAGCCGCCCATGGCGGCGGTGCGGGTGTCGTCGACGTCGTCGCGGGCGACGGCGGCGTCGGTGATGGCCATGAGGTCGGTGAACGGGGCCTTGCCCCAGGAGCCCCAGCCGCGGCGGATGAAGTCGAGGCCGTAGCCGGTCGACAGCGCGGGGTCGGGCAGCAGGACGGCGTAGCCCTGGGCGACCGCGAGCCACGGGTTCCACCGCCACGACCACGCGTTCCACGACCCGAGGGGGCCGCCGTGGATCCACAGCAGCAGCGGCGCCGGGCTGGTGGCCGACGCGCCGTCGGGCAGCGCCAGCCAGGCCCGCACCCGCACGCCGTCGGCGGCGGTGGTGTCGAGCTCGGTGAGGGTGCCGGGCAGCGCGGGGACGGGCGCCGGCGCCGGCAGCGGCTGGGAGTCCTGCCGGGCGGCGGTCGCGGACAGCCGGACCGGGCGCGGCGGCTCGAGGTACGACGTGCGCAGCGCGTAGAGGGTCTGGCCGTCGGGCGAGACGACGAGGTCGGAGTAGGCGTAGTCGTCGGCGGTGATGCGAGTGATCTCGCCGCTGCCGAGGTCGGCCCGGAAGACCGGCGACCGGCCGTCGTCGTCGGAGGCGAACAGGAGGGCTGCGCCGTCGGGCGTCCACACCGGGGCGCCCGGCCAGCGGTCCCAGTCGGCGGTGATCGACCGGGTGGCGCCGTCGGCGACGGTGATGACCACCAGTTCCTGGTCGACCGGCTCGTCCGGAGTGGAGCGCCGGCCCTTGATGGCCGCGACGCTGGCGCCGTCGGGAGCGAACTTCGGCGCCTCGAAGTCGAAGTCGGCGTCGTCGGCCAGCAGCCGCCGCTCACCGGTCGCGACGTCGATCAGCGCCAGTGACTGGCGGAACCCGCCGCGCTCGGGCACGTTCCACACCGTGACGACGGTGCTGCCGTCGGCGCTGACGTCATAGGCGGCGGAGTCGAGCGACCGGCCGGCGTCGGGGGTGAGGTCGTGCAGCTCGACCCTGGGGTCGTCGAGCGGGGACTCGCCGTCGCCCAGGACGCCGGCGAACAGCCGCGGCGCGTCGGGCCCGAGGTCGTGGTCCCAGTAGCGCACCGGGTAGCGCTCGTGCAGGATCGCGGCGACCTTCTTCTCCTTGCGCTCCTTGCGCCGCTTCTCCTCGGACTCGGTGTCGGTCGACGAGGGGAAGGTGCTGGAGGCGACCACGACGGTCCCCGACTCGCGCGCGACGACCACGCCGCCGACGCCGCCGGGCCGCTTGGCGACGACGCGCGCCTCGCCGCCGTCGGCCGGGAGCAGCCAGAGCAGCGGGACCTCGTCGTCGTCCTTGGCGGACGGGTCGGGCCGTCCGGAGCCGAACAGCAGCGAGCCGTCGGGCAGGAACGCGGCGCCGCTCTCGCCCTTGGCGCTGCGGGTCAGCCGGCGGGCCGGACGCTCACCGGCGGGGTCGACCTCCCACAGCGCGGTGACGTACTTCGTGCTGTCGGGGCTCAGCGTCGACACCGCGGTGACCAGGCGGCGGCCGTCGGGCGACAGCGCCAGCCCGCCGGTGCGCGGCAGGGCCACATAGGCGTCCAGGTCGTGGAACGGAGTGGGTGGGAGGTCCGGGGTCTCCGGCGTGGTCTGTGTCACGGTTTCTTACCTATCACGGGAATGAGGCGTCCTGACAGGTCTACCTACGTAGCGGTGGTGCGGTGCTCGTGCGGACGATCAGCCGGGTCGGGACGGTGGTGATCGACGGCTCGGTGTCGATGCCGGAGCGCAGCCGCTCGACCAGCGCCGTCGCCGCCAGCCGGCCCTCCTGGCGCACGTCCTGCGCGACCGTGCACAGGCCGAACAGCCAGGACAGGTCGTGGTCGTCGACGCCGACGACGGAGAGGTCCTCGGGCACTCGGACGCCGTCGTGGCGGGCGGCGTACATGATGCCCATCGCGACCTCGTCGGAGACCGCGAACACCGCCGTCGGCCGGACGCCGCGGGCGGCCAGCTCCTCGTACGCGGCGATGCCGGCCTCGACGGTGAACTTGGCCGGCACCGTGAGCCGCGGGTCGGGCTCGATCCCGGCCGCGCGCAGCACCTCGGCGTAGCCGAGCCGGCGGTCCGGCGAGACCGGGAAGCCGAGGTGGTCGTCGGGGTCGCCGCCGGCGAAGCCGATGCTGCGGTGGCCCAGTTCGACCAGGTGGCGGGTCGCCTGCCGGCCCACCTCGACGTCGTCGACGCGGACGGTCGGGATGCCCGG
Protein-coding sequences here:
- a CDS encoding LacI family DNA-binding transcriptional regulator; protein product: MTGIVDVAARAGVSVATVSRALRGLPGVSAATRQLVQDIAAELGYVASPSAAGLPTGRTGAVAVVSPVARGWYFTAVLEGAQEVLAQHGYDVLRYDLSEVETNRRKVFDTQLLRKRADGLLIMSLPLDADEVAALHAMHRPVMVVGPIVPGIPTVRVDDVEVGRQATRHLVELGHRSIGFAGGDPDDHLGFPVSPDRRLGYAEVLRAAGIEPDPRLTVPAKFTVEAGIAAYEELAARGVRPTAVFAVSDEVAMGIMYAARHDGVRVPEDLSVVGVDDHDLSWLFGLCTVAQDVRQEGRLAATALVERLRSGIDTEPSITTVPTRLIVRTSTAPPLRR